From the genome of Elusimicrobiaceae bacterium, one region includes:
- a CDS encoding ParA family protein, giving the protein MGEIIAIANQKGGVGKTTTAINLAYALAYLNQEVLLVDFDPQGNAGSGLGVVVENGEKSVYHLLTKNASFEEVVKQTSNDMLDVIPTCKNLAGAEVELVNIRGRENMLKEALAPLRKMYQYIIIDCPPSLGLLTLNALMAADSVITPVQCEYYAMEGLAHFMSTISKIRQFLNNNLKLDGGVLTMYDSRMNLSKQVFEEVSRFFGEKVYKTPIPRNIRLAEAPSFGQSIFDYDPTCRGANAYIQLAIEFMARRGVKVSDFEGFSMNMAGAYNYDFGG; this is encoded by the coding sequence ATGGGAGAAATTATTGCGATTGCCAATCAGAAAGGTGGAGTAGGAAAAACTACTACAGCTATTAATTTGGCGTATGCCTTGGCATACTTAAACCAAGAGGTACTGTTGGTAGATTTTGACCCGCAGGGAAATGCCGGTTCCGGTTTAGGAGTAGTAGTCGAAAACGGAGAGAAATCCGTTTATCATCTATTAACTAAAAATGCCTCTTTTGAGGAAGTAGTCAAACAAACCTCTAACGATATGCTCGATGTAATCCCCACTTGCAAAAATTTAGCAGGGGCAGAGGTGGAGTTGGTAAATATTCGCGGCCGTGAGAATATGCTCAAAGAAGCGCTAGCCCCGCTCCGCAAGATGTATCAATATATTATTATTGACTGTCCTCCCTCTTTAGGACTTTTGACGCTCAATGCCCTGATGGCGGCCGATAGTGTTATCACTCCGGTACAATGTGAATATTATGCCATGGAAGGGTTGGCCCATTTTATGAGCACTATTTCCAAAATCCGTCAGTTTTTAAATAATAATTTGAAATTGGACGGCGGCGTACTCACGATGTATGATTCTCGTATGAATTTGTCCAAACAGGTATTTGAAGAGGTAAGCCGTTTTTTTGGAGAAAAAGTGTACAAAACTCCCATTCCGCGTAATATCCGTTTAGCGGAAGCGCCCAGTTTTGGGCAATCTATTTTTGATTATGATCCTACCTGCCGCGGTGCTAATGCCTATATACAGCTAGCTATTGAATTTATGGCGCGGCGCGGTGTGAAGGTATCTGATTTTGAAGGATTTTCTATGAATATGGCGGGAGCCTATAATTACGATTTCGGAGGCTGA